In one window of Eleutherodactylus coqui strain aEleCoq1 chromosome 10, aEleCoq1.hap1, whole genome shotgun sequence DNA:
- the SLC25A53 gene encoding solute carrier family 25 member 53: MESKDAPRWGSWSSSYFVGAASSFLSTVLTFPIYKTIFRQQLHTLTIRAATRQLGKEGVRHLYRGLAPPLMAKTVQGTLLFGAQGSLQHLFSTGGTPGAKSRALSGCLSGAIEAVLLVPFERVQNILQDGRNNVHFPNARSIVQEFQTYNKRDWLSCGMYRGFSIILVRNMVGSAIFLSCKEPLRDLLTYPGLPAWAPSLGSGAVNGAFTSLVLYPLSVILANMQAEVSNQLPHVRKVAQRVWMKCGGRVSLLYRGASLIILRSCITWGATNCIHDTLSKQLL, encoded by the coding sequence ATGGAAAGCAAAGATGCTCCAAGATGGGGCAGCTGGAGTAGTAGTTACTTTGTGGGAGCAGCCTCAAGCTTTCTATCCACTGTTCTTACCTTTCCTATCTACAAGACAATATTTCGACAGCAGCTTCACACATTGACCATCCGAGCTGCCACACGTCAGTTGGGCAAAGAAGGCGTCAGACATCTCTATCGCGGCTTGGCACCACCTCTCATGGCAAAAACAGTTCAAGGGACCTTACTTTTTGGAGCCCAAGGAAGCCTCCAGCATCTGTTTTCTACGGGAGGTACACCGGGGGCGAAATCTCGTGCCCTTTCTGGGTGTTTATCTGGGGCAATAGAAGCTGTTCTATTAGTACCATTCGAAAGAGTTCAGAACATTCTGCAGGATGGTCGCAATAATGTACATTTTCCTAACGCACGTTCAATCGTACAGGAGTTCCAGACCTACAATAAGAGAGACTGGCTATCATGTGGAATGTACAGAGGGTTCAGTATAATACTTGTTAGAAACATGGTAGGCAGCGCCATCTTTCTTTCTTGCAAAGAGCCATTGAGAGATTTATTGACGTATCCGGGTCTCCCTGCCTGGGCGCCTTCTTTAGGCTCTGGAGCAGTTAATGGTGCCTTTACCTCACTGGTACTTTATCCATTGAGTGTTATACTAGCTAATATGCAGGCAGAAGTTAGTAACCAACTACCTCATGTACGGAAAGTAGCGCAGCGAGTTTGGATGAAATGTGGAGGAAGAGTCTCCCTGCTGTACCGCGGAGCATCGCTCATTATCCTGCGCTCTTGCATTACTTGGGGAGCTACAAACTGCATTCATGATACTTTGAGCAAGCAGCTTCTATAA